One Streptomyces lincolnensis genomic region harbors:
- the fbaA gene encoding class II fructose-bisphosphate aldolase, producing MPIATPEVYNEMLDRAKAGKFAYPAINVTSTQTLHAALRGFAEAESDGIIQISTGGAEFLGGQYQKEMVTGSVALAEFAHIVAEKYPVTVALHTDHCPKDKLDGYVRPLLAVSEERVKAGGNPLFQSHMWDGSAETLADNLSIAQELLERARAARIILEVEITPTGGEEDGVSHEINDSLYTTVDDAVRTVEALGLGEKGRYLLAASFGNVHGVYKPGNVVLRPDLLKQLNDGVAAKYGKPAGSQPFDFVFHGGSGSTEEEIRTALENGVVKMNIDTDTQYAFTRPVADHMFRNYDGVLKVDGEVGSKKTYDPRTWGKLAEASMAARVVEATQNLRSAGTKIK from the coding sequence ATGCCCATCGCAACCCCCGAGGTCTACAACGAGATGCTCGACCGGGCGAAGGCAGGCAAGTTCGCCTACCCGGCCATCAACGTGACCTCGACCCAGACCCTGCACGCTGCGCTGCGCGGCTTCGCGGAGGCCGAGAGCGACGGCATCATCCAGATCTCGACCGGCGGAGCCGAGTTCCTGGGCGGCCAGTACCAGAAGGAGATGGTGACCGGCTCGGTCGCCCTGGCCGAGTTCGCGCACATCGTCGCCGAGAAGTACCCGGTCACCGTCGCCCTGCACACCGACCACTGCCCGAAGGACAAGCTCGACGGGTACGTACGGCCGCTCCTGGCCGTCTCCGAGGAGCGCGTCAAGGCCGGCGGCAACCCGCTGTTCCAGTCCCACATGTGGGACGGCTCCGCCGAGACCCTCGCCGACAACCTCTCCATCGCCCAGGAGCTCCTGGAGCGCGCCCGCGCCGCCAGGATCATCCTGGAGGTCGAGATCACCCCGACCGGCGGTGAGGAGGACGGCGTCTCGCACGAGATCAACGACTCCCTGTACACGACCGTCGACGACGCGGTGCGTACGGTCGAGGCGCTGGGGCTGGGCGAGAAGGGCCGCTACCTGCTCGCCGCCTCCTTCGGCAACGTCCACGGCGTGTACAAGCCGGGCAACGTGGTGCTCCGTCCCGACCTGCTGAAGCAGCTGAACGACGGCGTGGCCGCCAAGTACGGCAAGCCGGCCGGCTCCCAGCCCTTCGACTTCGTCTTCCACGGCGGCTCCGGCTCCACCGAGGAGGAGATCCGCACCGCCCTGGAGAACGGCGTCGTCAAGATGAACATCGACACCGACACCCAGTACGCCTTCACGCGTCCGGTCGCCGATCACATGTTCCGCAACTACGACGGCGTCCTGAAGGTCGACGGCGAGGTCGGCTCCAAGAAGACCTACGACCCGCGGACCTGGGGCAAGCTGGCCGAGGCGTCGATGGCCGCGCGCGTCGTCGAGGCCACGCAGAACCTGCGGTCGGCGGGCACGAAGATCAAGTAG